From the Chrysiogenia bacterium genome, the window GCACGGCCGCCTGGGGCAGAAAGTCCGCGCCGGGCTGGGTGAGCCACAGAACGCGGAAGAGCTCGTCCACGGAGAGGTCTGCGCCGAGCCCGCCGAGCCGGAGCACCGCCGCGGCAAGGGTCAGGGCAAACAACGCCCGGGTGGAGGGCTCATGCTGGCGGATTTCATCCATGTGCGCTCCAGCCTAGGTCCGGCGTGCGCGCCCGGGCAAGGAGTCCGCAGTTTGTTACAGTTTCTTTACCGCCCCACGCGCCCGTGGTAATTACCGGCCCGCATGAGCATTTTTCGTCCCAACGCGCAGATTCAAAAGACCCGGCGGCTCGCCGGCGAGCAGGGCGTAATCGGCTCTCTCTACCGCAGCTCCATTTTTCTGGAAAAAGCCCCCAAGAAGGTAAAGCCCGGCCAGTTCTTCATGGTCCGCTCGGTCGCAGGCGTGACCGCGCCGCTGCTGGCGCGCGCTCTCTCGGCCCTCGACTACGATCCCGAGAAGGGCGTGCTGGATGTCTGCTACCGCATCTATGGCGAGGGCACGGCGCAGCTCGCCCACGCCCGCGCCGGCGACGCGCTGCAGGTCTACGGGCCCTACGGCAACGGCTTCGACCGAAAAGAAATCGGCGACCGGCCGGTTGTGCTGGTGGGCGGCGGCGTGGGCGTGCCGCCCCTGTATCTGCTGGGCAAGCAGCTCGCCGGTGAGGGCAAGAAGGTACTCTTCCTCCAGGGCGCGCGCAGCAAGGGCGAGCTGCTGCTGGTCAAAGAGCTGCGCAAGGAAAACATCCCCGTACACATTGCGACCGACGATGGCTCAAGCGGATTCAAGGGCCGCGTGGGCGAGCTTTTTGGCGAACAACTGCCCGAGCTGACGAAGGGCAAAAAGCCCATCGTCTACGTCTGCGGGCCGCATCCCATGATGGCCGACATCGCCCGGCGCTGCGCCGAGGCCGGCCTGGATTGCCGGGTATCCCTGGAAGAGAAAATGGCCTGCGCCACGGGCATCTGCCTGGCCTGCGTGGTGACAGTGCAGAAGAACGGCGTGGAGAAGAACGTGCCGACCTGCACCAAAGGTCCGGTCTTTGACGCAGCGGAGGTCGTGTGGTGAGCAGTCCCGATCTCAGCGTCAAAGTCGGCGGCCTCACGCTCAAGAACCCGGTGCTCGGCGCCTCGGGCTGCGTGGGCTACGGCGGCGAACTCCAAAAATTCTTCGACCCCGCCAAGGTCGGAGGCATCGTGGCCAAGAGCGTCTCGCTAAAGCCGCGTATGGGCAATCCCACCCCGCGCATCGTCGAGACCGCTTCGGGCATGCTCAACTCGATTGGCATCCAGTCGGTGGGCATCGATGCCTTCATCACCGATCACATGAGCGCCATGGACGGAATCGACACCGCCTACATCGTGAGCATCTTCGACGAGCGCGAGGCCGACTACGTCGAGCTGGCGAAGATCCTCGACAAGGAAGCACGCGTCGATGCGCTCGAAGTGAATCTCTCGTGCCCCAACGTCGAGAAGGGCGGCATCGCCTTTGGCGTCGATCCAAACGGCGCGCGCGCGCTCATTGAAAAAGTAAAAGCAGTGACGAGCAAGCCCGTCTGGGCCAAGCTCTCGCCCAACGTCACCGACATCAAGGTCGTCGCCAAAGCCTGCGCCGAGGGCGGGGCCGACGCGCTCAGTTGCATCAACACGCTCATCGGCATGGCCATCGACTGGCGCGCGCGGCGCCCCATACTCGCGCGCAACACCGGGGGGCTCTCAGGTCCCGCGATCAAGCCCGTGGCCCTGCGCATGGTGAGCGAAGCCCATCGCGCCTGCCCCGGGACCCCGATCGTCGGCATCGGTGGGATCACCAGCGGCGAGGACATCTGCGAGTTTCTCGTTGCCGGCGCCAGCGCCGTGCAGGTGGGCACCGCCAACTACGTCAATCCCCGCGCCATGAGCGTCCTGGTCAAGGAGCTGCGCACCTGCCTCAAGGACGCCGGGATCATGAGCGCCGCCGAGCTGACCGGAAGCCTGCAGCTCAATTCCTAGCAGTCACTTCGGTAACCCTGCCATCCTGAGCAAAGCGAAGGATCGGTCTCGACTGGGCGCGGGCCTCCGGGGGCGCAATTCTTCGCTGCGCTCGAAATGAGAGCAATTCAAAGACGTATCTTATATGTGCGTTGGATCGTGCATCCCGCGTTGCCCCGCAACCGGTGCAAAGGCACGCTTTCTTAATGAATCTTCATCGCCTGCGCCTTGACCCGGCAGCAGGGGTGTAGAAGTTTAACCCTGAAGTCGCGGCCCCTTTGTAAGTGACAGGTCAGGGCGGGCCCGCGCGGGAGTTTTCAATGAACTGGATCAAGACCGGTGTTCTGATGGCCTCGCTCATGGCGCTCTTCATGCTGGCCGGCCACGCCATTGCCGGCCCCCAGGGCGTGCGCATGGCGTTTTTCATGGCGCTGGCCATGAATTTTTTCAGCTACTGGTTCTCCGACAAGATCGTGCTGGCCATGTACCGGGCCAAGCCCGTTTCCGAGGAAGAGGCGCCGGGCCTCCATGAGCTGGTTGCCCAGCTCGCCGAGCGCGCCGGGATTCCCAAGCCGCGCATCTGCGTGATTCCGAGCGAGACCCCCAATGCCTTCGCCACCGGACGCAGCCCCAGCAAGGGCGTGGTCGCCGTGACGACGGGCATCATGCGGATCCTCGACAAGCGTGAGCTCGCCGGCGTGATCGCCCACGAACTCTCGCACATCAAGCACCGCGACACGCTGATCTCCACCATCGCCGCCACTATTGCGGCGGCGATCTCGTATCTGGGCTACCTCGCGCTCTTCTTCGGCGGCGGGCGCCGCGACGGCGAGGGGGGTAACCCGCTGGCGGCGCTGATGATGTTCATCCTGGCGCCCATTGCGGCGGGAGTCATTCAGATGGCAATCTCGCGCTCGCGCGAATACGCGGCCGATGAGCGCGGCGCGCGCATCGCCGGCGAGGCCGGCGGCCTGGCCAGCGCCCTGCAGAAACTCGAACGCGGCCCGGCCATGCAGGCCTTCCGCGGGGCGGAGACGACCGAGAACCTGTTCATCGTCAACCCCTTCCGGGGCGGCCGCGGCGTGAGCAGCTTTGCCAAGCTCTTCTCCACGCACCCGGCCACGGCCGAGCGTGTCGCGCGCCTCCAGGAGCTCTCGGGTGAGCTTGGGGGCTGAGCAGTTGCGCACGATTTCGGGGCCCGAGCCGCCGGTTGCGGCGGGCCCCGCTTTTTTGCGAAAAGTCCTGAAATCTCTGGGGTTTTATTCTTGACAACATACTGCCCGCACGGTTAACACGGGCCGAAGAGACCACACCGGGGTTTCACATTGCCCCTCGCGCCGAGAAAGCAGGTAGGGCCGGCGCGTCGGGCCCGAGTAGAGAGAGCACCATGTCCGAAATCCGCGAAGGACTGATGTATTCCACGCAGCACTACTGGGTGGAACTGGAAAACGACAACGTGGCTCGCGTGGGCCTGACCGACTTCGGTCAGGAACTGCTGGGCTCGGTTACCGGCGTCACCCTGCCGACAGAGGGTGAGAGCATCGATGCCGAAACCAGCGTCGGCGAGATCGAAGCGGCCGACGCCACCGAAGAGCTCATCAGCCCGATCTCGGGCACGGTGATCGAGGTCAACGAGGAACTCTCGGACTCGCCCTCGGTCATCAATGACGAGCCCTACGGCGACGGGTGGCTCTACATCGTCGATCTGACCGATCCCGACGAACTCAACGACCTCATGGATGAAGATGCCTACGGTGAGTTCCTCGAAGCCGAGGGCGAGGACGAGTAGGTGCTGCAGACCCCGAATCGCGAAAGCCCGGCCTCCTGGCCGGGTTTTTTTGCGGCTACAGCTATTATTCTCTCACAATTTCAAGAGACCACCCCGTGAGGGTCCCAGGCAAGACAGAACCACCCGCAATTTCGAGTTGCCAGTTACCCCAGACAGACTTCCCGTCGAGAGTGGACAGCGATTCCTCGGGTTGAAAGCTGCCTATAAAGGGCGCGGTCCCGGATGAGATCGAAGTGCCCGCCTCGTCATCGAAGATTGTCCCCGTGAAGTCCACCCCGCCATTTCCGGAACTCAACACC encodes:
- a CDS encoding dihydroorotate dehydrogenase electron transfer subunit, which encodes MSIFRPNAQIQKTRRLAGEQGVIGSLYRSSIFLEKAPKKVKPGQFFMVRSVAGVTAPLLARALSALDYDPEKGVLDVCYRIYGEGTAQLAHARAGDALQVYGPYGNGFDRKEIGDRPVVLVGGGVGVPPLYLLGKQLAGEGKKVLFLQGARSKGELLLVKELRKENIPVHIATDDGSSGFKGRVGELFGEQLPELTKGKKPIVYVCGPHPMMADIARRCAEAGLDCRVSLEEKMACATGICLACVVTVQKNGVEKNVPTCTKGPVFDAAEVVW
- a CDS encoding dihydroorotate dehydrogenase; protein product: MSSPDLSVKVGGLTLKNPVLGASGCVGYGGELQKFFDPAKVGGIVAKSVSLKPRMGNPTPRIVETASGMLNSIGIQSVGIDAFITDHMSAMDGIDTAYIVSIFDEREADYVELAKILDKEARVDALEVNLSCPNVEKGGIAFGVDPNGARALIEKVKAVTSKPVWAKLSPNVTDIKVVAKACAEGGADALSCINTLIGMAIDWRARRPILARNTGGLSGPAIKPVALRMVSEAHRACPGTPIVGIGGITSGEDICEFLVAGASAVQVGTANYVNPRAMSVLVKELRTCLKDAGIMSAAELTGSLQLNS
- a CDS encoding zinc metalloprotease HtpX, translated to MNWIKTGVLMASLMALFMLAGHAIAGPQGVRMAFFMALAMNFFSYWFSDKIVLAMYRAKPVSEEEAPGLHELVAQLAERAGIPKPRICVIPSETPNAFATGRSPSKGVVAVTTGIMRILDKRELAGVIAHELSHIKHRDTLISTIAATIAAAISYLGYLALFFGGGRRDGEGGNPLAALMMFILAPIAAGVIQMAISRSREYAADERGARIAGEAGGLASALQKLERGPAMQAFRGAETTENLFIVNPFRGGRGVSSFAKLFSTHPATAERVARLQELSGELGG
- the gcvH gene encoding glycine cleavage system protein GcvH, with protein sequence MSEIREGLMYSTQHYWVELENDNVARVGLTDFGQELLGSVTGVTLPTEGESIDAETSVGEIEAADATEELISPISGTVIEVNEELSDSPSVINDEPYGDGWLYIVDLTDPDELNDLMDEDAYGEFLEAEGEDE
- a CDS encoding proprotein convertase P-domain-containing protein, yielding GCIIIGCSPLYVPKHMFRLGTIADINVHLDISHIATNTLDLTLIHPDGTRVVLSSGNGGVDFTGTIFDDEAGTSISSGTAPFIGSFQPEESLSTLDGKSVWGNWQLEIAGGSVLPGTLTGWSLEIVRE